The proteins below come from a single Miscanthus floridulus cultivar M001 chromosome 1, ASM1932011v1, whole genome shotgun sequence genomic window:
- the LOC136475109 gene encoding uncharacterized protein isoform X2: protein MASSLAPASWALPLQTGGAGAAAAGPSCRAMLAVAEPRWSSSPRLARVLVAPRCAALDGPGGASGEAEAKIEEERKKPARGRPVWRRVLFASKKTRSIIILNALTVIYASDIPVLKEVEALTEPAVFNMVIVVPLIDGLLGASIPKLTWFGAIMSLFGIGLLECGGSPPCVGDILNFFSAVFFGIHMLRTEQISRSTDKKKFLALLSFEVLVVAFSSVLWCMFQDGYVDTSESSFDSWTFGMLWDTAASFPWIPALYTGVLSTVLCMWAEHVEYVHVLVQMVAMGDVSATETTIVYGLEPVWGAAFAWFLLGERWDNTAWIGAALVLCGSLTVQLFGSAPVKSKKVKKHSSNALETPVKQQDYLSLSPIPVDSGKFIGRQLERRNKTLYPNFKARKEILR from the exons ATGGCTTCTTCCCTCGCGCCCGCGTCGTGGGCGCTGCCGCTGCAGACGGGTGGGGCTGGGGCGGCAGCGGCGGGCCCTTCCTGCCGCGCGATGCTCGCCGTCGCAGAGCCCCGCTGGTCCTCGTCGCCACGCCTGGCAAGGGTCCTCGTGGCGCCCCGGTGCGCGGCGCTCGACGGGCCCGGCGGCGCCAGCGGCGAGGCGGAGGCCAAGATCGAGGAAGAGAGGAAGAAGCCGGCGCGCGGGCGACCGGTGTGGAGGCGGGTCCTGTTCGCCTCGAAGAAGACACGAAGCATCATCATCCTCAACGCCCTCACGGTCATCTATG CAAGTGATATTCCGGTTTTGAAAGAGGTCGAAGCCCTGACAGAGCCTGCGGTCTTCAACATG GTCATAGTTGTGCCTCTAATTGATGGCCTTCTTGGTGCCTCGATCCCCAAACTCACTTGGTTCGGAGCCATCATGTCTCTATTCGGAATTGGCCTGCTGGAATGTGGCGGCTCTCCTCCCTGC GTTGGTGATATTTTGAACTTCTTCAGCGCCGTATTTTTTGGGATCCATATGCTTAGAACAGAACAAATATCAAGGAGTACGGACAAGAAGAAGTTTCTGGCTCTTCTTAGCTTCGAG GTCCTTGTGGTCGCTTTCTCCTCTGTTCTCTGGTGTATGTTCCAAGATGGCTATGTTGATACTAGTGAATCCAGCTTTGACTCTTGGACTTTCGGTATGCTTTGGGATACGGCAGCTTCATTTCCTTGGATACCAGCATTGTACACTGGAGTTCTTTCTACGGTGTTATGCATGTGGGCAGAG CATGTGGAGTACGTACACGTCCTCGTGCAGATGGTAGCGATGGGCGATGTTTCAGCAACTGAAACTACAATTGTCTACGGCTTGGAGCCAGTTTGGGGAGCTGCTTTTGCTTGGTTCCTCCTTGGCGAAAGATGGGATAACACTGCATGGATTGGAGCTGCTCTTGTATTAT GTGGCAGTTTGACTGTTCAGCTATTTGGGTCAGCTCCTGTTAAATCCAAGAAAGTTAAAAAACACAGCAGTAATGCTTTAGAAACGCCAGTGAAACAACAAGACTACTTATCGTTATCTCCTATACCAGTTGATTCCGGGAAGTTCATAGGAAGGCAATTAGAAAG GAGGAACAAAACATTATATCCCAACTTCAAGGCAAGAAAGGAAATCCTGCGATGA
- the LOC136475109 gene encoding uncharacterized protein isoform X1, translated as MASSLAPASWALPLQTGGAGAAAAGPSCRAMLAVAEPRWSSSPRLARVLVAPRCAALDGPGGASGEAEAKIEEERKKPARGRPVWRRVLFASKKTRSIIILNALTVIYASDIPVLKEVEALTEPAVFNMVRFVVAAIPFVPLAVRAFGDLRVIVVPLIDGLLGASIPKLTWFGAIMSLFGIGLLECGGSPPCVGDILNFFSAVFFGIHMLRTEQISRSTDKKKFLALLSFEVLVVAFSSVLWCMFQDGYVDTSESSFDSWTFGMLWDTAASFPWIPALYTGVLSTVLCMWAEHVEYVHVLVQMVAMGDVSATETTIVYGLEPVWGAAFAWFLLGERWDNTAWIGAALVLCGSLTVQLFGSAPVKSKKVKKHSSNALETPVKQQDYLSLSPIPVDSGKFIGRQLERRNKTLYPNFKARKEILR; from the exons ATGGCTTCTTCCCTCGCGCCCGCGTCGTGGGCGCTGCCGCTGCAGACGGGTGGGGCTGGGGCGGCAGCGGCGGGCCCTTCCTGCCGCGCGATGCTCGCCGTCGCAGAGCCCCGCTGGTCCTCGTCGCCACGCCTGGCAAGGGTCCTCGTGGCGCCCCGGTGCGCGGCGCTCGACGGGCCCGGCGGCGCCAGCGGCGAGGCGGAGGCCAAGATCGAGGAAGAGAGGAAGAAGCCGGCGCGCGGGCGACCGGTGTGGAGGCGGGTCCTGTTCGCCTCGAAGAAGACACGAAGCATCATCATCCTCAACGCCCTCACGGTCATCTATG CAAGTGATATTCCGGTTTTGAAAGAGGTCGAAGCCCTGACAGAGCCTGCGGTCTTCAACATGGTGCGGTTCGTTGTTGCAGCCATCCCCTTCGTACCATTGGCGGTCCGTGCCTTTGGGGACCTCCGT GTCATAGTTGTGCCTCTAATTGATGGCCTTCTTGGTGCCTCGATCCCCAAACTCACTTGGTTCGGAGCCATCATGTCTCTATTCGGAATTGGCCTGCTGGAATGTGGCGGCTCTCCTCCCTGC GTTGGTGATATTTTGAACTTCTTCAGCGCCGTATTTTTTGGGATCCATATGCTTAGAACAGAACAAATATCAAGGAGTACGGACAAGAAGAAGTTTCTGGCTCTTCTTAGCTTCGAG GTCCTTGTGGTCGCTTTCTCCTCTGTTCTCTGGTGTATGTTCCAAGATGGCTATGTTGATACTAGTGAATCCAGCTTTGACTCTTGGACTTTCGGTATGCTTTGGGATACGGCAGCTTCATTTCCTTGGATACCAGCATTGTACACTGGAGTTCTTTCTACGGTGTTATGCATGTGGGCAGAG CATGTGGAGTACGTACACGTCCTCGTGCAGATGGTAGCGATGGGCGATGTTTCAGCAACTGAAACTACAATTGTCTACGGCTTGGAGCCAGTTTGGGGAGCTGCTTTTGCTTGGTTCCTCCTTGGCGAAAGATGGGATAACACTGCATGGATTGGAGCTGCTCTTGTATTAT GTGGCAGTTTGACTGTTCAGCTATTTGGGTCAGCTCCTGTTAAATCCAAGAAAGTTAAAAAACACAGCAGTAATGCTTTAGAAACGCCAGTGAAACAACAAGACTACTTATCGTTATCTCCTATACCAGTTGATTCCGGGAAGTTCATAGGAAGGCAATTAGAAAG GAGGAACAAAACATTATATCCCAACTTCAAGGCAAGAAAGGAAATCCTGCGATGA